A window of Diospyros lotus cultivar Yz01 chromosome 14, ASM1463336v1, whole genome shotgun sequence contains these coding sequences:
- the LOC127791195 gene encoding 60S ribosomal protein L17-2-like: MVKYSREPDNPTKSCKARGSDLRVHFKNTRETAHAIRRLPLPKAKRYLEDVLAHKQAIPFTRFCRGVGRTAQAKNRHSNGQGRWPVKSARFILDLLKNAESNAEVKGLDVDTLFISHIQVNQAQKQRRRTYRAHGRINPYMSSPCHIELILSEKEEPVQKEPEMQVAAGTGKKSRALRSGASS; the protein is encoded by the exons ATG gTGAAGTATTCGAGGGAGCCGGACAATCCCACCAAGT CTTGCAAGGCTAGGGGCTCTGATCTCCGAGTTCACTTCAAG AACACAAGAGAGACAGCCCATGCTATAAGAAGGTTGCCTCTGCCCAAGGCCAAAAGATATCTGGAGGATGTTCTTGCCCACAAACAAGCCATTCCATTCACACGCTTCTGTCGTGGAGTTGGGCGAACTGCTCAGGCCAAGAACCGCCACTCAAATGGACAAGGGCGTTGGCCTGTCAAATCCGCAAGATTTATTCTGGACTTGCTTAAGAATGCTGAGAGTAATGCAGAA GTGAAGGGCTTGGATGTGGATACACTTTTCATATCCCACATCCAGGTAAACCAAGCTCAAAAGCAGAGGCGCCGTACCTACCGTGCTCATGGGAGAATCAATC CTTACATGTCTTCTCCGTGCCATATTGAGTTGATTTTGTCTGAGAAGGAAGAACCTGTCCAGAAAGAG CCTGAGATGCAAGTGGCTGCGGGAACTGGCAAGAAGAGCAGGGCTCTGCGCAGCGGCGCCTCTTCTTGA